One Eisenibacter elegans DSM 3317 genomic window, GGCGAAGACCTGCGCCAAGTCGTCAGTATCCCTATCGAAACCATAGAAGTAGACGCTGACGAGCTTTAGGCTGTACGAGCTTAGTGAGTAGGCTGTTTGTAGAGTCTAATGCCAAACATTTTTAGCTCCGGAACAAGGTCTTGGCGCATATACTGCTTCAGGCGCAAGGTATACTGCCCAGCTGCTGGAAAGCGCAGCTCATCCAAAGCCTGCATATCTTGGCGATAAACATCCCTAAACCATTGCTTCTGCCCATAAGGCTCCCCTGTTTTGGGGTGCATAAAGGTAATGTTCTGAAGCTGGGTGTCCAATACAGCTGCCGTAGGGTTGTAGCTCAAATAATAGGTTACATACAGGTTGTAATAAGGATAAGCCGAGGTGTTTTCCATCAAATAGTCTAAACCATAAGTAGCAGAAGTATCCTGTATCTCAAAACTATAGCTCAACAGAGAGTCGATATGCCAACCTTGCTGTGGTAGTGGCTTGGTTTGCTCATATACCACCACGACCTCCGGCTGACAAGAGGACAACAACAGCCCTGATACCACTGAAAATGCAAGCAGAAAAGCTTGTGGAAAAAGATGCTTCATAGGGTTTTGGCTCAAATACACACATTCATAGCAAAGCTCCAAAGCTACACAAAACCCTTTAATAATCACAATAATCTTCAGAGATGGAATGTGGTAATTAGCAACGTAGTTGCGACACATCACGTCGGTAGAATTATTAATCTGATAGTTTCAGTCGTTTGACCAGTGGGCTGATGGTTAGTCCTTGCACAACAATAGAGAAAATCACGATGATATAGGTCATACACACGATCATATCCCGAGGGGGCATCTGAGAGGTGAGCGAGAGCGCCAGTGCGATAGAGATACCCCCTCGTACCCCGCCCCAAGTCATCAGGGTGATGGTGTTTGGAATAAAATCGCGGGTTTGTTGCAAGAGTTTGATGGGTACACCTATAGCTACCCAGCGGGCAAACAACATGACCCCAATGCCAATCAAGCCGCCTGCAAAATAGGCAGGTTCGAAGTGGATAATCAAAACTTCGAGACCGATAAAAACGAATAGCAAGGCGTTGAGTACCTCATCGACCATCTCCCAGAACTTATCGACATACTCTCTTGTCGTATCAGACATGGCCAAGATACGCCCCCGGTCGCTCATCATCAAGCCCGTAACCACTACGGCCAGCGGGCCGGAGAAGTGTAGTAGCGCCGCCAATGAGTATCCGCCCGTTACCATGGCCAGTGTGATGAGCACTTCGACGACGTAGGCATCAATCGTTTTGAGCATTCGATAGCCCAACCAGCCTACAGCCAAGCCCAAGGCAATCCCTCCGCCGGCTTCTTGGACAAACAGTGTCGCAATTTCGCCAAAATTCACTATATCATCGCCCTTACGGACGATATTGAAAATACTCAAAAACACTACTACCGCTACTCCATCATTAAAAAGGGACTCGCCCGCAATCTTTACTTCCAAATCCTTGGGAACATTGGCTTTCTTGAGTATCCCCAACACTGCAATGGGGTCAGTGGGTGTAATGAGTGCGCCAAACAGCAAGCAATACATATACGACATCGGCAGCCCTACCAAGGGCAATAAAAAAAACATCGCCGTACCGATAATAAAGGTAGAAATCACCACCCCAATAGAGGCAAAAATCATAATCGGCAGCCGTTGTTTGGCCAAGGTTTGAATGTCTACGTGGAGCGCGCCGGCAAAAAGCAAAAAGCTCAACATAATATCCATCAATACTTCTTCAAACTTGGCTTTGGCAATAAAATCCTCCACCATTTGCTCATACTCGGGCATATATTGCCCCAAAAAAATAACCCCCAAAGAGGCAGCTAAGGCAATCAGCATAATACCGATGGTGTCGGGTAGCTTGAGGTACCGCTGGTTGAGGTAGCCAAAAAAGGCAGATAATACAATCAGAATTGTAAAGGCTTTGAATAATTCCATGGGTTTCAGCGAATATTGGTGTAGTTAGCCCTTTTGGTGGAGCAGGATTTGATGAAGCTTGAAGTTTGCGAGGCTAAATAGCCAAAATCCCCTCAGATTTCCAAAACCTAAGGGGATTAGTTGTGAGCTGGTATGCCACAATTGTGTCTACGAGAGGGTGTTATGTTATAGTTATACCCCATCAAAATTGGCTGGGGAATGTGTCCGCTGAAAACCCTTGAGAATCAAGAAAATCAAATCCTGTGAATCCTCAAATCTTATCAATCTTGGTGTATTTTTACAATGGAAAGCCCATACTGCGCAGATTTCGCTCGTAAAGTTTGTAGAGCAAGTGTAGGGAGGAGAGGTGCGTTTGCAGCGCTAGGTCGAGCAGGTAGATGCCCGTAGTGGGGCGTGAAGCCTTACTTTTGCTCATCAGGCTTAGGATTAACTCGTCAACGCTGCGGCCTTCGCGTTCGGCCAGCTCGTGCAACATCTCCACCAGAGCTTCTTCGGAGGGGATTTCGGTTTGGGCAAGTGTGGTTGCCGTATTTTTGGCGCTGACTTTCTCTACATCGACCAATTGGCTGGGCTGCTGCTGCAAAAAATCGGCGGCTTTCTCTGGCTTCGTTGACTCTTTAGCGCCTTGGGTCTCTTTCAAAAAGCTGCTCAGCTCACTCAGGGTAGGTTTGCGTTTGATAGCCATAACTCTTATGATTGGGTATATTGAACGATTTCTTTCGTAATGTGCAGGTATTCTTTTTCGGGCATAATGGTACTGAACTGCGCATAGATATTTTTCTGAGGCACAAACTGCTCGGGCAGAATTACCCGCAGGTCTTCGAGTTGTTTATGGATGCCTACCACACTCGTGCGGCTGTGAAGTCGGTTGGGCAATACAACCAACTTCAGCTTGGGGTTGAGCTGTTGGGCGGGGCGCAGGTCTTCGATGGTTTGGTAGGTAACCAACAGGTCGTTTTGGGAGAGGCTCGTAGGCACGATGACCATATCGCTCTTGATGGCCAATTGTTTGATATACTCATCAGTGGTTTTGCCGGCGCTGTCAATGACGAAGTAGTCTGGGTTTTCGCGCTTTTGCAATACCTCGATATCTTCCAATACGCCGGCATCGTCGGAGCCGATGATTTTGAATACCGAATCGGGTTTGGCCGACGATTGGTGCAGTTCCATCTGGCGCAAGGTACTCAGGGTGTAGTTGGTGTCGGTCTCTATCAAGACAACCTTGTAACCCAAGCTATGCAGCACCGTACTGATGTTGATGGCATTGGTGGTTTTGCCCGTGCCTCCTTTGCGGCTGATAAAAGAAATGATATAAGCCATGATTTTGGTTTAGATAGGTTTACCAAACATACAGGCTTTGCCTACAAAATCCAAATTTTATCCTGACTATTCAGGGTTTGACACGCTGTCTACTCCCCCGACTACCAACACAATTTCGCCCTTGGGGGGATGTTCGGTATAGTGTTGGGCTAGCTCGGCCAATGTGCCGCGTCGGGTTTCTTCGTAGAGCTTGGTCAACTCTCGGGCTACGGCAGCGGGGCGACCCTCACCCCAAGCTTCGGCCAGTTGGCTGAGTGTTTTGACGAGCCGGTGGGGCGATTCATAAAAAACCATCGTGCGGGTCTCTGCCGCCAATAGTTGAATGCGGGTCTGCCGCCCTTTTTTGTGGGGCAAAAAGCCCTCAAATACAAACTTATCCGTAGGCAGCCCCGAATTGACCAAGGCCGGCACAAAAGCCGTCGCCCCGGGCAGGCATTCCACCCTGACATCAGCCTTGAGTGCCTCACGGACTAGTAAAAAGCCCGGGTCTGAAATAGCAGGCGTGCCCGCATCAGACACGAGCGCAATATTTTTGCCTTGCAGTAGCCGTGCCACCCACTGGCGCACCAGCTGGTGTTCGTTGTGGATATGATAACTCTGCAAAGGTTTTTGGATTTGATAATGCTTCAGCAGCACGCCCGTAGTGCGGGTGTCTTCGGCCAAAATCAGGTCTACCTCTTGCAAGATACGCACTGCGCGGTAGGTCATATCTTCCAAATTGCCGATAGGCGTAGGAACTAAGTATAGGGTAGGGGAAACAGGTGTTGTGCTCATCGTGATAAATAAAATTGTGTCGTATTAACCCAAGGTTGTTGTATGTGCAGAAAACCAGAGATACCCGGGTGTGTTCGTGTGTCAGATACCGATTCCTAGCCAAACCAGCAAAACGACCAGTCCTATATTGACCGCCCACCACATCAAGATTCCTGTGTTATTGGTTTGGGGGAATATATTTTCGTATAAGAACGTATCGAGTTGTTCGTAGAGCACCTGTCCGGGTTCATCGACTTTGTTTTGGCGGATGTCATCGGCCAAGGCTGTGAGCCATCGTTCTAGGGGAGCGAGTATAAAAACTAGTTTTATGGCTCTTTGCAAGGGGACAGGGAATCGGTTGACACTTTTCTTGAGTAGCTTGGGCAGCTGTAAGTGGCGCACCAGTGTTGTGCCGGTGGGGTTTTTGGTCGAAACACGCACTAGCTTGACTAGCTGCTCGGCAATCAACTGGCAAATATAGGCGAAAAATGGCTGAAGAGCGGCCTCATACAAAGAGCGTACGAGCGCCATCCGACCTTGGCAATAGGCTTGCCAACCTACATATCCTGTCGAGACTATCCCTACCAACACAATACCGACCAAGGAGGGAAAGGCCATCCAACCGAAACCTGACTGCCATACCTTGCTCAAGGCCCATATAAAGAGCAGCAAATTACTCAATACCATCCCCAAGACCAATATCAGCCAGCCAAACACCGTTCTCACAAATCTCAGCCCTTGTTGGCGAAAGCCCTGCCAATAGTGCAGTACGTGTTGTTTGAGGGCTTGTTTTTGAGGGCTTTCAGCTGCGGTGTCCATCATATTCGTTGTTTAGAGCTTAAGTTAATCGGCATCCTGCCGGACATTTTTGGAAAAGTAGCTCGGAGTTCCAGCTCCGAGATAGGCTGAGGCCTCATTTTTTTGGGGGGTAAAACGAGACTTCGCTTGCAGTTTTGATTGTGGGATTTGAAAAATGTCCAGTGCCTTGTTTAATCGGTATAAAAGTACAAAAAGTCTTCTATACCCCGAATCGAGCAGAGAAGACTGTTTGTGCTGTGTTGGAAGGGGGAATATTTTCGGGCTTCTCAGTAGCATAAGCTGGGCAAGGAAATGAAGCCTTGCAGGCATCAAAAAAATCCTTAATGACAGGCTCTCAAACCTATCACTAAGGATTTATGACAAAATTATGGAAGAGTCAATAATACAAAAATGCTTACTTTTTCTCTTCTTTTGCAGGTTCTTTGAAATCAAGCATTTCTACTTCAAATATCAACACTGCATTGGCGGGGATAGCACCACCTGCGCCATTAGGCCCATAAGCCAAGTGAGAAGGAATAAGGAAGGTTGCCTTTTCGCCTTTGGGCATTAGTGAGATACCTTCGTCCCAGCCGGGGATTACTGCACCTACACCCACAGGAAACTTGAAAGGCTCTTTGCGGTCTACTGATGAATCAAACTTAGTACCATTGAGCAACATTCCGGTATAGTGTACCGTTACTTCGCTGCCAATCTGGGGTTTGTCGCCGGCTCCAGCCTTTGTTTGTACATAATATAAGCCTGAGGCTTGTTTTTTGGCATCGAGTTTATTTTTCTCGATATATTCCATAATCAGCTTATCGTCAATAGCTTTTTGAGCGTCTGCTTTTGCGGTTTGTTCTTTTTCAAAAGTTTCGCGGTCTTGTGCTTTGGTAAGCTTGAAGATATATTTCAGTTTTGAGCCTTTGGGGATAAAAGGAGGGAGTTGTTGGCCTGTATATTTCTCCAAAGAATCTGCACTGGTAAGTACAAAAATGCTGTCGCCTAGGGCCATCATTGTAAAAATCTCCATCACATCGCCGGGATAGGCAGGAGTTTCTAAAGGAACCATAGTAGCAGGGCCTGATATTTTGTCACTGTTGAGCAAAGAGTCTTCTTTACCTTGTCTGACTACATACATAGCGTACTCAAAGTCGAGTAAATCGCCGATTTTGGCCTTGGTTGCTTTTTTATCCTTGGCAAATAGCACCCCTTCAAGTCCGCTTTCAGTGCTAAATTTTTCGCCTTTATTTTGGCCACAGCCATAGTTTACTAGAGTAGCTGCTGCCAAACAAGCAAACAGCGATATTCTTTTGAGATGCTTCATCACGTTGTACAAAGGGTGGGTAGTAATACGAAATTTAAGATAAGATGCCGCTATCGGCGGTGTAAAGTTAAGCTGTTTTATAAGATTTATCCCAAACTTTGCGCTGTTTTTGTTTGTGAGTCTTTCAGTCAGTGCTCGACCAGATATCCCAAGCCTTTTCTGCTTGCAGGTACAGCATTTCGAGCCCATTTTTAGTGGTAGCGCCTTGGGCTTGGCCTTTTTGTAAGAATAGAGTCAGCTCAGGGTTATAGACCAAGTCATAGAGCGCGAATTTGCTATGTAGGCGCTCATAAGGTAAATCAGGGCAAGTGTCAGTATGGGGATACATCCCTAGGGGAGTAGTGTTGATAAGGAGCGTGTATCGCTCAAAATCAGGCCAGGTAGCTAGCTGGGTATAACTGAGTGTTTCGGCTTGAGGCTGGCGTGATACAAGTCGATAGGTGATGCCTAGTGTTTTGAGAGCTGCTACCACAGCCTTAGCGGCACCTCCATTACCCAATATGAGGGCTTGGTGCTCAGAGTGAAAAGCCTCCCAATTTTGTAGCGATTGTAGGAAGCCGTAATAGTCACTGTTGTAGCCTATTTTGCGGCCATCAGCGGCAACAGCAATCACATTAACCGCCCCCACAAGCTCAGCAGAGGCATCGAGGACATCAAGATAGGGGATGACGGCGCTCTTGTAAGGGATGGTTACGTTGAGGCCGGCCAGTTGGGGGGTATTTTGTAAGAGCATTGGCAACTCAATGATTTCTGCCAGCTCAAACAACTCATACCGGGCATCTGTGATGTCCTCTTGAGCAAATTTTTTAGAAAAATAGTCTTTGGAAAAAGAGTGTTTGAGCGACTGCCCAATAAGTCCGTAGGTGCGCATATTGGTGGTTGGGCTAAGTTATTGGGCGCTTTGAGCACACCTAAAGCCTACATCAGCTCGCGAAACCTCTACGGGCAGCCCCATTCGCAGTGACGGGCGGAAGCTATGTCGAGGCTTGTTGGTGTCTATACCTCCCCTCAAAGCCATTGGCTGGTTAAGACGTTTGTTGTAATAAGCTTGTTGGCCGTAGGGGCGGTAGGCGTTATCACACCATTGCCACAGCTCGCCCTGCATCCCTTGTAGGTGGTAAATGTGGGCATTACGGGCGGCATATTCCCATTCAAACTCGGAGGGCAGGCGCTTGCCCAGCCATTGGGCATAGGCTCGAGCATCGTTCCAGCTGACTTGTGTAACAGGGGCTTCAGCGGGTGCTCGTTCTTTTTCGGGGCCGTAGGGATATTGCCAAGTAGCTAGGGCTACCTCTTGCCACTGGGCACTGCTGGAGTCATAGACCAGCCCATAGCCACGGCGCTCGGCATCTGTTTTGTAGCGGGTAACTTTGACAAACAGCCGAAACTCCGCCACCGTTACCGGGGCGAGGTCTATTTTGAAGTCGCCCACCCATTGCTCAAAAGCAGGTGCTTCGTTTTCAAAGCCCTGCATTTCGCCAATAGTAGTTTTGCCGGATTTGAGCAAGGTCATCTTATCGGCAGCTTGTGCCCAAGCGCCCAGCGCCGGTGTTAGGAACAGGGAACCAAAAAAAAGCAAAAATAGTCTCAAACTCATAACATCATAGCCAAAACAGTGGTATCATCTTTAGGGCGCTCGGCGCTTTGCTGATAGGCACGCAGGGCTTGCTCTAAGGCTTCTTTCTGTTTGGGTAAGGGCAAATTGGCCAACTCGCTTCGTAGCAATTCTTTAAACCAAGCCTTGCCTTTGTCGCCGTTGTGCTCATCCGTAAATCCATCAGAAGTAAGGTAGAGCAGGCTGCCGCGTTGTACCTCTATACAACGGTTATCAAAAGAAACCGTGGTATTGGGCAGCCCCACACTCTGTGCCGTTCCTTTGAGTTCGGTTACTTGTGAGTGTTGGACATAGTACAATGGGCGCTTCGCACCGGCAAAGGTAAGAATCATTTTGTTTTCGTCATAGTCCGCTTTTTCGAGCATACAGAGGCACAGGTCTATGTAGGCTGGAGCTTCGTGGGGTTGTTGGGCATTGATTTGCATCAGTCTTTGGTGCAGCTCTTCCAAAATTACCGCCGGGGAGTGGACTTGTTGTTGGCGGACGATTTCGTTGAGCAGGGCGCTGCCTGTGATACTCATCAGTGCTCCTGAAACACTCTGGCCGCTACAGTCGGCTACAGCAGCAAAAATTTTGTCGTTGGTGGCTGTCATCCAATAAAAATCACCAGAGACACTGGAGGCGGCTTGTCGGATTACAAAAAAATCATCGACATAATGCCGAATAAGCGCCGGCGCAGGCAATAGGGCTTGTTGGAAAACACCGACTTGCTCTAGGGTATGCCTGTATTGTAGGTTGGCTTCTTGGATTTGCTCTCGTTGGCGTTCGAGCCGCACTTGTTGTTGGTACAGTTGGTTATCTTTTTGTTGGAGGTGTTGGTGGTGGTCTATGGCTAACTGACGTTGGCGTACCATCATATAGCCCGAAGCAATCAACAGGCCTACGACACCAACCAAGGATAAGCCGACTATCGACCATAAGAGCCGCTTTTGTAAGGTGTCGGCGCTTTTCTGGGTTTCATATTGTTGTTGTTGTTGTTTCATTTCTAGGTTGAAGCGCGTGTTCATCTCCGTAACGACCGAGAGCCTTGTTTCGTGGAAAAGCGAATCATTGTAGCGCATAAATTGCTGGTAGGCTTGGAGTGCCTCTGCATCTTTTTTGTCTTTCTCAAAGCTCTTGGCCAAGAGGTAGAAGTTATTGCGCAGCAGCTCTTTGTCGCCGGTAGGGAGCGTAGCTTTGATAGACTGTTGGAAATAAGGAGTGGCCTTGTCGGGCTGCTCAGCGACCCAGTAGGCGCGCCCTAGATTATAGAGGGCTTGGGCGATGGCAAAAGACTCTCCCGATTTCTTAGCCAAGCTCAATCCTTCTTGATACAGAGCCAGGGCTTGATCCATATCCCGTCGACGTAGGTACAAGCCAGCCAAACGGTTGAGTGGTGAGAGCAGTTGGGCGTTGTTGGCCACGCGGCGGCCTGCAAGTACCGAACGCTCAAAATAGACTTGGGCGGAGTCGTAGCTGCTGATATCGTAGTAGGTCTCTCCAATGTGGTAGAGTGTGCGGCTCATCAGGCCTTGGTCTTGGAGTTTTTCGGCACTGCTAAGCGCATTGTTGAAGTAGCGCAGGGCTTGTTGTGGATGTTGATTGGCCACATAAACACTGCCGATATTGGTCATCGTTACAATAGTTCCTTCAGCTAGTTTGAGTTGTTTGTATAGCGAAAGGCTTTGGTGGTAATATTCCAATGCCAACTCATAATCGCCCATACGGAAATTGGTACTACCCAACTCATTGATGATTTTGGCCTTGAGGTCATCCTGATGCCTCTTGTCTTCTATAAGCTTAAAGCTGCGCCCATAGTAATGTAGCGCTTTGTGGTGGTCGTTATTATCAAAAAAATAATTCCCAATATGATACAGCGCCTGAGCCAACAGAATATCGTCTTGTAGTTGGCGGGCAATACGCAAACTTTTTTGGATATACTCATAAGAACGAGGCACATTGTTGAAGCGCTTGATACTGGCAATTTGGTTGAGCAGGCGGGCTTGTTGTGCGGGGTCTTCGGTACGAGCCAGACTGTGTTCTAGGCTATCGACAGGAGGGTCATTGTCAGGTAAAACCGCCAGACGTACCTGTGCTTGGGCGCTATTTGCCCCCACAAGTGTATATATGGCTAGCAATAATGCTATTGGAATCCACTTCATTGCGTTTGCAGAAAAAGAAGGTATGTTGAGTGTACTCCTTATTGCTAAGCAAATTTTGCACCGAACCGCTGGTGATGGGGTATTTTTTACAAAAAATAGGCCTGTAGGTTGAAGCCCCATAAGTTTTTTGTACAAAATCTATGACACACCACAAAGTTGTGTTTATTTTTACTATATTTGCAGCCCTAAACAGGCAGACGAGATCTGCGCATGTTTCACCTTTATTATTTTACAAATACGCAATGGCAGTAAAAATTCGTTTAGCGCGTAGAGGCCGCAAGAAAAAGCCTATGTACGACGTGATCGTAGCAGACGCGCGCGCACCACGTGATGGTCGCTTCATCGAAAAAATCGGTACTTATAACCCCAACACCAACCCGGCCAGCATCGAGCTCAACAATGACCTCGCGCTGAAGTGGTTGATTAATGGTGCTCAACCTACTAATACCGTTCGTGCGATGCTATCGTACCGTGGTGTTTTGTACAAGAAACACCTTCAAATCGGGGTTATCAAAGGGGCTATCACCCAAGAAGAAGCCGATACCCGTTTTGCCGCTTGGACGCAAGAGAAAGAATCTAAAATCGCAGGCAAAGTAACACGCTTGGCTCAAGAAAAAGAAGCCGCTGCCAAAGCTCGCCTCGAAGCCGAAGCCAAAGTAAGTGCTGCCCGCGCCGAAACGCTCCGCAAGAAGCAAGAAGAAGCTGAAGCTGCTGCTAAAGCCGCTGACGCTCCTGCCGAAGATGCACCCGCAGCTGAAAGCGACGCAACTCCCGAAGCTGAAGCCTAATCGCTCCTCCCTCTAGTAGAGGCGCTTTTTGCCACAGGCCGCTCCGGCGTTGCCTAGGTTATCGGATAAATCATCCCCATTCAATTCCCTAAAATACACATAGACCATGGCTAAGAAAGGCAACAGAGTTCAGGTGATTTTGGAATGTACAGAGCATAAAAACAGCGGAATGCCCGGCACTTCGCGCTACATCACTACCAAGAACCGTAAAAACACTACGGAGCGCTTGGAGTTGAAAAAGTACAACCCCATCCTGAAGAAATATACCGTTCATAAAGAAATCAAGTAATCCTATGGGTGGGCTAACCCCACCCGTTGGTTTCACCCCCTTAAACTTGTACAACAATGGCAAAGAAAACCGTCGCAACCCTAAAAGACCGTTCCGCCAAAGGATTCGCCAAAGTAATCCGTGCGGTAAAGTCGCCTGAAACCGGTGCGTACACCTTTGTAGAAGAAATCGTCGGCGTAGACGATGTTCCTAAGGTACTCGCCAAGAAATAAGCACCCAAAAGCTGTATATGGGACCTATTACCAATAATACGGCACAAAGTTTTTGTGAAAGAAGTCTTTAATCAAGGCTTCTTTTTTTGTATTATTGCTACATCAGCCAATGCCTAACCCCAAAGCACGTAGTTTCGGAGCTTCCCTTACCATATTATGGATGAGGCGGCAATCTTGAGGAACAACAAACAGCCTTCCAATCACTTCAATACACCTCCTCTATATCACACAAGCTCGGCTTGCACTAGCAGACAGCGGCATAACCCCGCATTACTTACTATTCAAAACTCATCACTCAAAACAACCGCCTTATGGGAATTTTCGGATTTTTCAACAAAGAAAAAAAAGAGTCGCTTGACAAAGGACTCGAAAAAACCAAAACTTCTTTCTTCAATAAGCTCGGCAAAGCCGTAGCCGGTAAGTCTAAGGTTGATGAGGAAGTACTCGATGAGCTAGAAGAAATCCTCATTAGCTCAGATGTTGGATTAGAAACTACTATCAAAATCATCGAGCGGATAGAAGAACGTGTAAAGCGTGATAAATACCTCGGCACTCAGGAGCTAGACCGTATCTTGCGCGAAGAAATAGCTGCCCTACTGACCGAAAACCAATCAGAAGACCAAACCGCCTTTGACCTCCCGCCCCAACACAAGCCCTATGTCATCATGGTGGTAGGGGTAAATGGGGTAGGCAAAACAACCACTATCGGGAAGCTGGCCGCGCAGTTTCATCAGGCCGGCAAAAAGGTAGTACTAGGAGCCGCCGACACCTTCAGAGCCGCTGCGGTAGACCAACTGGGCATCTGGGCCGAACGCGTAGGGGTGCCCCTAGTATCACACGGGATGAATACAGACCCTGCTTCGGTAGCCTTCGATGCTGTCAAAACTGCTGTCGACCAACAAGCAGATGTAGTCCTGATTGATACCGCTGGCCGACTACAGACCAAAATTCCGCTCATGAATGAGCTAAGCAAAATCCGTCGGGTGATGACCAAGGTAATCCCTGATGCGCCACACGAAGTCTTGCTCGTTTTGGATGGTAGCACCGGCCAGAATGCCATGGTGCAGGCCCGCGAATTTACCAAGGCTACTCAGGTCAGCGCTCTGGCCATTACCAAACTCGACGGCACAGCCAAGGGGGGGATTGTGATTGGCATCTCTGACCAGCTCCAAATACCTGTCAAATATATCGGGGTAGGAGAACGAATTCAAGATTTACAACTCTTTAATAGACAGGCTTTTGTAGCGTCTCTTTTTGAAAAAAACAACGACTAGGCTAAGAATAACTTGCAACGGTGTATCATAATAACCGCTATCTTGCGTTCATCAAGATGATTACCCAATCAAGATTGGTTTGGGAAATGCGTGTATTGAAAGGCCCTGATAATCAGGGAAATCAAATTAGTCTTGGTATAAAAATGTTGACTAGAAAAATTGCGAATGTAGCCTTTTTAGGCTTGTTTATGGCCTGCTTGAGCTTAGGCACAACAGCCTGCGAACCACGCCCAGGCGGCACCACCATCACCATCCGCAACCAAGGCGGGCAGAAAAACCCTCCGGGATGGAATAAAAACCCCAAAAACCCTCATCATCCAAACTCTACCAACCCGGGACACCATCGCCACAAACAAGGCCACCCGGGTAAGGGGAAAGGTAAGGGCAAAGGCCCCAAATAAGTAACAAAGGCCACTGGATAATGTCAGAAAAGAGATATGCAGTATCAGCTTCGGAATCATAAGAGACCTCATTTTGGTGCACTCATTCGTCGAGTACACGGAGCCTATCACAATATCCAGTGGCTTTACAATCAACCAGTTTAGAACAACTCCTTGACCGCCTTTTTGAGTACTTTTCCCATCGCATTGCGGGGTA contains:
- a CDS encoding gliding motility lipoprotein GldH, whose translation is MKHLFPQAFLLAFSVVSGLLLSSCQPEVVVVYEQTKPLPQQGWHIDSLLSYSFEIQDTSATYGLDYLMENTSAYPYYNLYVTYYLSYNPTAAVLDTQLQNITFMHPKTGEPYGQKQWFRDVYRQDMQALDELRFPAAGQYTLRLKQYMRQDLVPELKMFGIRLYKQPTH
- a CDS encoding cation:proton antiporter, whose protein sequence is MELFKAFTILIVLSAFFGYLNQRYLKLPDTIGIMLIALAASLGVIFLGQYMPEYEQMVEDFIAKAKFEEVLMDIMLSFLLFAGALHVDIQTLAKQRLPIMIFASIGVVISTFIIGTAMFFLLPLVGLPMSYMYCLLFGALITPTDPIAVLGILKKANVPKDLEVKIAGESLFNDGVAVVVFLSIFNIVRKGDDIVNFGEIATLFVQEAGGGIALGLAVGWLGYRMLKTIDAYVVEVLITLAMVTGGYSLAALLHFSGPLAVVVTGLMMSDRGRILAMSDTTREYVDKFWEMVDEVLNALLFVFIGLEVLIIHFEPAYFAGGLIGIGVMLFARWVAIGVPIKLLQQTRDFIPNTITLMTWGGVRGGISIALALSLTSQMPPRDMIVCMTYIIVIFSIVVQGLTISPLVKRLKLSD
- a CDS encoding ParA family protein; the encoded protein is MAYIISFISRKGGTGKTTNAINISTVLHSLGYKVVLIETDTNYTLSTLRQMELHQSSAKPDSVFKIIGSDDAGVLEDIEVLQKRENPDYFVIDSAGKTTDEYIKQLAIKSDMVIVPTSLSQNDLLVTYQTIEDLRPAQQLNPKLKLVVLPNRLHSRTSVVGIHKQLEDLRVILPEQFVPQKNIYAQFSTIMPEKEYLHITKEIVQYTQS
- the rsmI gene encoding 16S rRNA (cytidine(1402)-2'-O)-methyltransferase; protein product: MSTTPVSPTLYLVPTPIGNLEDMTYRAVRILQEVDLILAEDTRTTGVLLKHYQIQKPLQSYHIHNEHQLVRQWVARLLQGKNIALVSDAGTPAISDPGFLLVREALKADVRVECLPGATAFVPALVNSGLPTDKFVFEGFLPHKKGRQTRIQLLAAETRTMVFYESPHRLVKTLSQLAEAWGEGRPAAVARELTKLYEETRRGTLAELAQHYTEHPPKGEIVLVVGGVDSVSNPE
- a CDS encoding FKBP-type peptidyl-prolyl cis-trans isomerase; translation: MKHLKRISLFACLAAATLVNYGCGQNKGEKFSTESGLEGVLFAKDKKATKAKIGDLLDFEYAMYVVRQGKEDSLLNSDKISGPATMVPLETPAYPGDVMEIFTMMALGDSIFVLTSADSLEKYTGQQLPPFIPKGSKLKYIFKLTKAQDRETFEKEQTAKADAQKAIDDKLIMEYIEKNKLDAKKQASGLYYVQTKAGAGDKPQIGSEVTVHYTGMLLNGTKFDSSVDRKEPFKFPVGVGAVIPGWDEGISLMPKGEKATFLIPSHLAYGPNGAGGAIPANAVLIFEVEMLDFKEPAKEEKK
- a CDS encoding shikimate dehydrogenase family protein; the encoded protein is MRTYGLIGQSLKHSFSKDYFSKKFAQEDITDARYELFELAEIIELPMLLQNTPQLAGLNVTIPYKSAVIPYLDVLDASAELVGAVNVIAVAADGRKIGYNSDYYGFLQSLQNWEAFHSEHQALILGNGGAAKAVVAALKTLGITYRLVSRQPQAETLSYTQLATWPDFERYTLLINTTPLGMYPHTDTCPDLPYERLHSKFALYDLVYNPELTLFLQKGQAQGATTKNGLEMLYLQAEKAWDIWSSTD
- a CDS encoding formylglycine-generating enzyme family protein — translated: MSLRLFLLFFGSLFLTPALGAWAQAADKMTLLKSGKTTIGEMQGFENEAPAFEQWVGDFKIDLAPVTVAEFRLFVKVTRYKTDAERRGYGLVYDSSSAQWQEVALATWQYPYGPEKERAPAEAPVTQVSWNDARAYAQWLGKRLPSEFEWEYAARNAHIYHLQGMQGELWQWCDNAYRPYGQQAYYNKRLNQPMALRGGIDTNKPRHSFRPSLRMGLPVEVSRADVGFRCAQSAQ
- a CDS encoding tetratricopeptide repeat protein, with the protein product MKWIPIALLLAIYTLVGANSAQAQVRLAVLPDNDPPVDSLEHSLARTEDPAQQARLLNQIASIKRFNNVPRSYEYIQKSLRIARQLQDDILLAQALYHIGNYFFDNNDHHKALHYYGRSFKLIEDKRHQDDLKAKIINELGSTNFRMGDYELALEYYHQSLSLYKQLKLAEGTIVTMTNIGSVYVANQHPQQALRYFNNALSSAEKLQDQGLMSRTLYHIGETYYDISSYDSAQVYFERSVLAGRRVANNAQLLSPLNRLAGLYLRRRDMDQALALYQEGLSLAKKSGESFAIAQALYNLGRAYWVAEQPDKATPYFQQSIKATLPTGDKELLRNNFYLLAKSFEKDKKDAEALQAYQQFMRYNDSLFHETRLSVVTEMNTRFNLEMKQQQQQYETQKSADTLQKRLLWSIVGLSLVGVVGLLIASGYMMVRQRQLAIDHHQHLQQKDNQLYQQQVRLERQREQIQEANLQYRHTLEQVGVFQQALLPAPALIRHYVDDFFVIRQAASSVSGDFYWMTATNDKIFAAVADCSGQSVSGALMSITGSALLNEIVRQQQVHSPAVILEELHQRLMQINAQQPHEAPAYIDLCLCMLEKADYDENKMILTFAGAKRPLYYVQHSQVTELKGTAQSVGLPNTTVSFDNRCIEVQRGSLLYLTSDGFTDEHNGDKGKAWFKELLRSELANLPLPKQKEALEQALRAYQQSAERPKDDTTVLAMML